Part of the Sulfuriflexus mobilis genome is shown below.
CAGCAGCAGGATATCCATATCCTCGACAGAAATACGCTCCCGGTAGGCGGAATCACTACGCAGCGACTCCAGGTACACGCTATGCGAACGGTATTTCCTGTCAGGGACCCGCCGTGCCCGGGCATGCACACGTTCATCGGGAGCATAGTCGAATTGTCCTACATCGATATACCAGACCTCGTGTCCCATGTTGGTGGCATTCATGGCCAGACCAGTGGTGGTATAGTCCGACAGCTCGGTATGGATATTGTTGACGACCATCCCCAGACGCATTACACAGCCTCCTTCATCAGATCCATGACCGTTGCCCCCTGACGCAGGTACTCGAGACGCGTAACCGTTTCAGCCGCGTCGAGGAACCTTGGTCGCAGGCGCGGTGGCAGGAGCACCTGGCGCCACTGAAGTTCCTCGATGAGTGGCAGGTAGTCATAACTGATCTTGCCAAGATACAGCCGTTCCAGGTCACCACCGCCCGACAGGTAGCTCAGAACCTGGGCCAGTCCCTGCAGGTAAACCTTGTCTTTTGTATAACCACCACCGCGGAATACTCGCATGGCAATCGTGAATGCTGTGTAAGGCGTATTATCATAATCACTGAGCAGGCTGCGGAAGGTCTCGATGAAATTGGCACCCTCGGTGATCATATGCACGGCCAGCACCCGACTTGCCAGTAGACGCAGGCGTGAACGACTCAACCCCCCGACAAGGTATTCCGCCAGCACAGCCAGGCCTTCCTGCATGGATTCATAACCGGCCATCCCCGCATACAGTTCCCGAAAGGGCTGTTGGCTACCATTGTAGTGGGTGAGCACGTGCGTGCCGATTTCATGGGCAAGTGTGGCATTAATCCGTGCCTGAGAAACGCTGGCATCTGTGCCGACCAGGAAATTACCCTTTGCTACCATGATACCCGGCACATCATCACGCAGTTCCACTCGCGCAGGCAGGCCGGCATCCTGTTGCCGGTAGTATTCGATTTCCTGGCGTGCACGTTCGACTAACTCGGCAGGGTTCAGATAACCGCGTTCGTCTTGGCTGTGAGCAGTCTCGGTCTCTATGCCGAGTACCTGCCTGGCGAGTTCCAGCAATTCGGCATCGACATCACCGTACAGCTGACGACTGCCAAGCAGGAAACGATTCGTGTTGCGATCAGCGATCAGCGTGAGCTGCCGGTCCAGTTCCTCGCGTTTCTGGGCAAAGATATGCGCCAGGGTCGGATCTTCGATCCGTTCCAGAGGGATGGCGAACAGTTCACGCTTCATCAGACTCGGATCGACTCTGCGCGGGCGGTACAGGAACTCGGGAGGGCTTGCACAATTCGCTTGCTCGAATGCCTGCCAGGCAGCGTGTGCATTGACCGGTGAAACATGCAAGAGCAATTCAAATTGTTGATTGATTCGAGTCAGTCTTTCGTCTGTTTCGTAAACCGCCCGGTTCATGGTGCGATGTCCCAGTTCGAGGTAGTGGGCAGGGCGCAGCGGCGTACAATGGCGTGTGAAGGCATAGAAACTGCGCTTGAGTCCATGTGCCAGGGCATAATGTAGCCTGCGCCAGCGAAATGGCAGCAGTGTGTTGGTCTCGGCATCACGATAGATAGGACTGACCTCCAAACCGATATGCAGGCAGTTGAGCCGCGTGAGCTCCTGTTTGGTTAACAATAGTGACTGTTGTGGTGGCGTGACGTCTTCTGCGTAGCTGATCGCCACGTCTGGGCGATCATCATCGATACGGATATTCAGCAATGCATTTTCCATGCGTTCCAGGAATGCTGATGGCGAGCCATGCTTGGGGGCAATGATACGAAAGGCCGGCTGGCGGGTTTCGTCAGTCACCTCGGCGCCGGACCACAACTCCAGCAGCAAGCAGGCACCGAATTGCTTGTGCTGGATGCTGAGGATTTCTTTTATCAGTTTGACCAGCGAGGCCTGGTGTTCGGGCCGGTCATCGGCCAGCAGATAGGAGGCCTCGCCCAGCAGCAGACGTTCCGTACCGAGGTCTGCGCGCGTTGCCGGCCGACGATATAGGGCCAGGAACGGCAGCTGGCGATCGATATGAATACGCCCGCCATCACGTAGCTTGTAACGGACAGGCTCATTACGCTGATAGGCATCGGTGATGGAGCCGATGAGCGCGTCGCTAATGTAGTCAGCACTTCCATTCATTGGATTTTCTTCAGCTCTTCCAGGATGCCAGGTATCGTTGATTGTATAGCATCCCGTATGGCCTGAATTTGATCTATGTCACCTACACCGGTCCATTCGTCCATATAGAACTTCTTGAACTCGATCGACAGCACGCAGATGTTGTCCGGGTAATTGTTATGGATCCACTCGGCCAGTTGCCGGCCTTTGAACTTGATGTTTTCACGCACATCCAGCTGCCGGCCCATAAAATCATACGCACGCAGGTCGGCAATGAAACGCGTAATAGTGGGCAAGCAGCGCTCACGATCCACCATCGTGCCGGTTCCCACATTCACTTCCGGGTTGCTGGCAGGATCGGCGGGTGCTTGCTCAGGACCTGCACGCCGGTAGTTATAGGCATGCAGATCGAACACGACGATGTGGCCGAAGTGTGCCACCAGCTTGTCGAGCAGGAACCTTAATTCTGCATAGAAGGCATCATATTCTTCCAGGGAGCGGTCTATCATGTCCTGGCCAAGGGGTTCTTTCCACAGGTGCAGCCCCCAGGCCATCTCCGGGCTCGTGTAGACGGCCTCATCGCGGGGCCGGTTCAGGTCGACTTCAAAACGTGAGCGGTCAGGAACCAGCCAGGTAGGTACTACCTTGGCGAGGTAGTCCGTATAGGGGTCTTCTTCATGGGCGCGTTCAGCATCGTCCAGAGCGAACAATGGCAACAGTTCGTGGCGAACCTTGTGTCCGGCGTGAATGGCCGTTGCCATGAGCGGGCTTTCGCCGAAGTGTTCGATCCAGATTTTACTATCGGGCATCCCGGTTCCTTTGCTAACTGATCTGGATGATTAGGCATTGCATGATGTATGAATGGGCGGTACCGTTTCAATACAGCCAATAATTCTCTTAATAGTAAACAGTGTAGAGGAAATCTGTATTTTTCCTAATAGCTGATAATCAGTCTCATTATTGGAAATGAGAGCAAGGCGAGACAGCCAATGCCGGTACACAATGAAGACATCGCGGTGATCTTCGAGGAGATGGCCGATTTACTCGAGATCGAAGACGCCAATCCCTTCCGGGTCCGCGCCTATCGCAATGCGGCCCGGACCGTACGCGGGCTGGCGCGTCCGCTGGCCGAGATGGTGGCCGACGGTGAGGACCTGACACGCCTGCCAACGATAGGCAAGGACCTGGCCGCCAAGATCATTGAGATAGTGGCCACCGGTCACGCCAAGGCGCTCGAAAACCTGCACGAGGAGGTGCCGGTCAGCCTCGAGGCCCTGCTCCGGATCCCCGGGCTTGGGCCCAGGCGCGTCAAGGCCCTCTACCAGGAATTGCATATAAAAACCCTCCGGCAACTGGAAAGCGCCGCCCGCCAGGGG
Proteins encoded:
- a CDS encoding flavohemoglobin expression-modulating QEGLA motif protein; protein product: MNGSADYISDALIGSITDAYQRNEPVRYKLRDGGRIHIDRQLPFLALYRRPATRADLGTERLLLGEASYLLADDRPEHQASLVKLIKEILSIQHKQFGACLLLELWSGAEVTDETRQPAFRIIAPKHGSPSAFLERMENALLNIRIDDDRPDVAISYAEDVTPPQQSLLLTKQELTRLNCLHIGLEVSPIYRDAETNTLLPFRWRRLHYALAHGLKRSFYAFTRHCTPLRPAHYLELGHRTMNRAVYETDERLTRINQQFELLLHVSPVNAHAAWQAFEQANCASPPEFLYRPRRVDPSLMKRELFAIPLERIEDPTLAHIFAQKREELDRQLTLIADRNTNRFLLGSRQLYGDVDAELLELARQVLGIETETAHSQDERGYLNPAELVERARQEIEYYRQQDAGLPARVELRDDVPGIMVAKGNFLVGTDASVSQARINATLAHEIGTHVLTHYNGSQQPFRELYAGMAGYESMQEGLAVLAEYLVGGLSRSRLRLLASRVLAVHMITEGANFIETFRSLLSDYDNTPYTAFTIAMRVFRGGGYTKDKVYLQGLAQVLSYLSGGGDLERLYLGKISYDYLPLIEELQWRQVLLPPRLRPRFLDAAETVTRLEYLRQGATVMDLMKEAV
- a CDS encoding N-formylglutamate amidohydrolase yields the protein MPDSKIWIEHFGESPLMATAIHAGHKVRHELLPLFALDDAERAHEEDPYTDYLAKVVPTWLVPDRSRFEVDLNRPRDEAVYTSPEMAWGLHLWKEPLGQDMIDRSLEEYDAFYAELRFLLDKLVAHFGHIVVFDLHAYNYRRAGPEQAPADPASNPEVNVGTGTMVDRERCLPTITRFIADLRAYDFMGRQLDVRENIKFKGRQLAEWIHNNYPDNICVLSIEFKKFYMDEWTGVGDIDQIQAIRDAIQSTIPGILEELKKIQ